A single genomic interval of Alistipes provencensis harbors:
- the rdgB gene encoding RdgB/HAM1 family non-canonical purine NTP pyrophosphatase, which translates to MKIVFATNNAHKLTEVQAVLGDTYTLLTPRDCGVEEEIPEEQATLEGNASQKSHYLRGRTGLDCFADDTGLEVEALGGAPGVHSARYATDGHDFAANNRLLLKNLEGAENRRARFRTVISLILGGEEHLFEGIVEGRIIDHEAGHEGFGYDPLFIPDGYEKTFAEMTTDEKNAVSHRARAVRKLAAFLHSIEK; encoded by the coding sequence ATGAAAATTGTTTTCGCCACGAATAACGCCCACAAGCTCACGGAAGTACAGGCCGTGTTGGGCGACACCTACACTCTGCTGACGCCCCGCGACTGCGGCGTTGAGGAGGAGATTCCCGAGGAGCAGGCGACCCTCGAGGGCAACGCCTCGCAGAAATCGCACTACCTCCGCGGCCGCACCGGGCTCGACTGCTTCGCCGATGACACGGGGTTGGAGGTCGAGGCGCTGGGCGGCGCCCCGGGCGTGCATTCGGCCCGCTACGCCACCGACGGCCATGATTTTGCGGCCAACAACCGCCTGCTGCTGAAAAACCTCGAGGGCGCGGAGAACCGCCGGGCCCGCTTCCGCACGGTGATATCGCTGATCCTCGGGGGTGAGGAGCATCTTTTCGAAGGCATCGTCGAGGGCCGGATCATCGACCATGAAGCCGGGCACGAGGGCTTCGGTTACGATCCGCTGTTCATTCCCGACGGTTATGAGAAAACCTTCGCCGAGATGACCACCGACGAGAAAAATGCCGTTTCGCACCGCGCCCGCGCCGTGCGCAAACTGGCGGCATTCCTCCATTCGATCGAAAAATAG
- a CDS encoding Gfo/Idh/MocA family protein, with amino-acid sequence MKNINWGILGCGDVCERKSGPPMYKTAHSALAAVMRRDAAKAADFARRHGVPKSYTDADALIADPDVDIVYVATPPDSHRELALKVLAAGKPVYVEKPMAMNHAECLDMIAAAERSGQKLFVAYYRRALPYFLKVKELLDGGAVGDPLGVEVRYFRPESPGDRDPARLPWRLRREVGGEGYFYDMAPHTLDILDFLLGEIADARGHKANRGGFYDVADTVTASFRFRSGLVGTGAWCFVAPPSAVEDSVVVTGRKGSVRFSTFAFTPVELVTAQGVERFEIASPEHIQGPLIETIVRELRGEGLCPSTGISAARTSRVMDEIMKE; translated from the coding sequence ATGAAAAACATCAACTGGGGAATTCTGGGCTGCGGCGACGTCTGCGAACGCAAGAGCGGCCCGCCGATGTACAAGACGGCGCACTCGGCCCTTGCAGCCGTCATGCGCCGCGACGCTGCGAAGGCGGCCGATTTCGCCCGCCGGCACGGCGTTCCGAAGAGCTATACCGATGCCGACGCACTGATTGCCGACCCCGATGTGGACATCGTCTACGTCGCAACCCCGCCCGACAGCCACCGGGAACTCGCCCTGAAAGTGCTGGCGGCCGGGAAGCCGGTCTATGTCGAGAAACCGATGGCGATGAACCATGCCGAGTGCCTCGACATGATCGCGGCGGCGGAACGCTCCGGGCAGAAACTCTTCGTGGCCTACTACCGCCGGGCGCTGCCCTACTTCCTCAAAGTCAAGGAGCTCCTCGACGGCGGGGCCGTCGGCGATCCGCTGGGCGTCGAGGTGCGGTATTTCCGCCCCGAGAGCCCCGGGGACCGTGATCCGGCCCGCCTTCCGTGGCGGCTGCGCCGCGAGGTCGGCGGGGAGGGTTATTTCTACGACATGGCGCCCCACACGCTCGACATCCTCGATTTCCTGCTCGGGGAGATCGCCGACGCCCGGGGACACAAGGCCAACCGCGGAGGATTCTACGACGTGGCGGACACCGTTACGGCGTCGTTCCGGTTCCGTTCGGGGCTTGTCGGGACGGGGGCATGGTGCTTCGTCGCTCCGCCGTCGGCGGTCGAAGATTCGGTCGTCGTCACGGGGCGCAAAGGGTCGGTGCGTTTCAGCACGTTCGCCTTCACGCCGGTCGAACTGGTGACGGCGCAGGGCGTCGAACGGTTCGAAATCGCGTCCCCGGAGCATATTCAGGGTCCGCTGATCGAAACCATCGTCCGGGAACTGCGCGGCGAGGGGCTGTGCCCCTCCACGGGAATCTCCGCGGCGCGAACTTCCCGGGTGATGGATGAAATAATGAAAGAATAA
- the folE gene encoding GTP cyclohydrolase I FolE, translating into METKNYDKEERFDPATIEALKLHYAEILRLLGEDPAREGLLKTPERVAKAMSFLTKGYDENPLEIIRSATFREEYRQMVLVKDIELYSMCEHHMLPFYGKAHVAYIPNGYITGLSKVARVVECFARRLQVQERLTVQIRDCIQEALNPMGVAVVIEASHMCMQMRGIEKQQSATTTSAFTGVFLSSQRTREEFMTLISHRYR; encoded by the coding sequence ATGGAAACGAAGAACTACGACAAGGAGGAGCGTTTCGACCCTGCGACCATCGAGGCGCTGAAGCTCCACTATGCGGAAATCCTGCGCCTGCTGGGGGAGGACCCCGCACGCGAAGGGTTGCTGAAAACCCCCGAACGGGTGGCCAAGGCCATGTCGTTCCTGACGAAAGGTTACGACGAGAATCCGCTCGAAATCATCCGTTCGGCGACGTTCCGCGAAGAATATCGGCAGATGGTGCTGGTCAAGGACATCGAGCTCTACTCGATGTGCGAACACCACATGCTGCCCTTCTACGGCAAGGCCCATGTGGCCTATATTCCCAACGGTTACATCACGGGGCTCTCGAAAGTGGCCCGTGTGGTGGAGTGCTTCGCCCGCCGCCTGCAGGTGCAGGAGCGGCTGACGGTGCAGATCCGCGACTGCATTCAGGAGGCGCTCAACCCGATGGGCGTGGCCGTGGTGATCGAGGCCAGCCACATGTGCATGCAGATGCGCGGTATTGAAAAACAGCAGTCGGCGACCACGACCTCGGCTTTCACGGGCGTTTTCCTGTCGAGCCAGCGGACCCGCGAGGAGTTTATGACCCTCATTTCGCACCGGTACCGCTAA
- a CDS encoding PAS domain-containing protein, protein MGRYDNCSREELIRRIEELERQQGAKTEAPARFRERFAREILDSIPDMLTVLDRHGKLVELVSAEDSNHVGVSSSDFIGQDIQAVLSPEACRNVRNNLDNVFATGHGSASHHDITLHGETRNYENRIFPLDGEHALCICRDITETETAKYELEMVKYALNNVEEEIYACDLDGTMEYANEQYRVHHGITDELSTHKVYDFWSFRGTKAQWEERLRKIRRDNGAHKYTVRFKNDQGNVVAWDVVAYIIYDHFKEREIVWFFGRDVTLRIQHENKVKEMNSILDSILNNIPVYLFVKDPGNEFRYLYWNRAFEEYSGIPAERALGHTDLEIFPNPKDAEHFRRDDLELLRTGERVTFVEEYVNVAGETRIVNTSKSLVPVENRLPLIIGVSWDITDEKNAELEIVEARIRAEESDKLKSAFLANMSHEIRTPLNAIVGFAKLIGSAETEEEKQQFAEIIDTNSELLLQLINDILDISKIEAGTLEFRFKPMNLNDLCRSEYEVHKTRVKPGVELVFEEKYDDVQIVCDQNRLAQVITNLLNNASKFTEQGSIRFGFDLKDDRVEFYVEDTGVGIPEEKVRDVFDRFVKLNDFAAGTGLGLAISKMIVERMDGTIGVDSEVGKGTRFHFSIPVEPRGLPGIDGCVSGMPGQSDRWTLLVAEDSDMNFRLIEAVLGQRFKLVRAMTGAEAVEQFANMHPDAVLMDVRMPVMGGLEATRQIRKISPDVPIIAMSAYSYGNEPELAREAGCNDFLTKPLSQYSLNKILNAALVDLKRK, encoded by the coding sequence ATGGGCCGATATGACAATTGCTCCCGCGAGGAGTTGATTCGCCGGATCGAGGAACTCGAACGGCAACAGGGAGCCAAAACCGAGGCTCCGGCGCGATTCCGGGAGCGGTTCGCGCGTGAAATCCTCGATTCGATCCCCGACATGCTGACCGTACTCGACCGGCACGGAAAGCTCGTCGAACTGGTCTCCGCCGAAGATTCCAACCACGTCGGGGTCTCGAGCAGCGACTTCATCGGTCAGGACATCCAAGCCGTGCTCTCCCCCGAGGCGTGCCGCAATGTGCGCAACAACCTCGACAACGTCTTCGCCACGGGCCACGGCTCGGCGTCGCACCACGACATCACGCTCCACGGCGAGACCCGTAACTACGAAAACCGCATCTTCCCGCTCGACGGCGAGCATGCGCTCTGCATCTGCCGCGACATCACCGAGACCGAGACGGCGAAGTACGAGCTGGAGATGGTCAAATACGCCCTGAACAACGTCGAAGAGGAGATTTACGCCTGCGATCTGGACGGTACGATGGAGTATGCCAACGAGCAGTACCGCGTACACCACGGCATCACGGACGAACTGTCCACACACAAGGTCTACGATTTCTGGTCGTTCCGCGGCACGAAGGCCCAATGGGAGGAGCGGCTCCGGAAAATCCGCCGCGACAACGGCGCACACAAGTACACGGTGCGTTTCAAGAACGATCAGGGGAACGTCGTGGCATGGGACGTGGTGGCCTACATCATCTACGACCATTTCAAGGAGCGCGAGATCGTCTGGTTCTTCGGCCGCGACGTCACGCTGCGCATCCAGCACGAGAACAAGGTCAAGGAGATGAATTCGATCCTCGACAGCATCCTGAACAACATTCCGGTCTACCTCTTCGTCAAAGACCCCGGCAACGAATTCCGCTACCTCTACTGGAACCGCGCGTTCGAGGAGTATTCGGGCATTCCGGCCGAACGGGCGCTGGGGCATACCGATCTGGAGATCTTCCCCAACCCGAAGGACGCCGAGCATTTCCGCCGCGACGACCTCGAACTGCTGCGCACGGGCGAGCGCGTGACCTTCGTCGAAGAGTATGTCAACGTCGCGGGCGAGACGCGCATCGTCAACACCTCCAAATCGCTGGTCCCGGTCGAGAACCGCCTGCCGCTGATCATCGGCGTGTCGTGGGACATCACCGACGAGAAAAACGCCGAACTGGAGATCGTCGAAGCGCGCATCCGCGCCGAGGAGTCGGACAAGCTCAAATCGGCCTTCCTTGCGAACATGAGCCACGAGATCCGCACGCCGCTCAACGCCATCGTGGGCTTTGCGAAGCTGATCGGTTCGGCCGAGACCGAGGAGGAGAAACAGCAGTTCGCCGAAATCATCGACACCAATTCCGAGCTGCTGCTCCAACTCATCAACGACATCCTCGACATCTCGAAGATCGAGGCCGGGACCCTCGAGTTCCGGTTCAAGCCGATGAACCTCAACGACCTGTGCCGCTCGGAATACGAAGTGCACAAAACCCGCGTGAAGCCCGGCGTGGAACTCGTCTTCGAGGAGAAATACGACGACGTGCAGATCGTCTGCGACCAGAACCGCCTCGCACAGGTCATCACCAACCTGCTGAACAACGCTTCGAAATTCACCGAGCAGGGCTCGATCCGTTTCGGCTTCGACCTCAAGGACGACCGGGTGGAGTTCTATGTCGAGGATACGGGCGTGGGCATCCCCGAGGAGAAGGTCCGCGACGTCTTCGACCGGTTCGTCAAACTCAACGACTTCGCCGCCGGGACCGGACTGGGACTGGCCATTTCGAAGATGATCGTCGAACGCATGGACGGCACGATCGGCGTCGACTCGGAGGTGGGAAAAGGCACCCGGTTCCACTTCTCGATCCCGGTCGAACCGCGGGGTTTGCCGGGCATCGACGGCTGCGTGTCGGGCATGCCCGGGCAGTCGGACCGGTGGACGCTCCTCGTCGCAGAGGATTCGGACATGAATTTCAGACTGATCGAAGCGGTATTGGGGCAGCGGTTCAAACTGGTGCGCGCCATGACCGGAGCGGAAGCCGTGGAGCAGTTCGCCAACATGCATCCCGACGCCGTGCTGATGGATGTCCGGATGCCGGTGATGGGCGGACTGGAGGCCACGCGGCAAATCCGCAAAATATCGCCCGACGTTCCCATAATCGCCATGTCGGCCTACTCCTACGGCAACGAGCCTGAACTGGCCCGGGAAGCCGGGTGCAACGACTTCCTGACCAAACCCCTGTCGCAGTATTCGCTCAACAAGATCCTGAACGCCGCCCTCGTCGACCTGAAACGAAAATAA
- a CDS encoding helix-turn-helix domain-containing protein, translating into MNRPTLTSLRVLLSLALTAFAGNASAAIHCGLRHVERFAQGTDAVAHTQVWDITADGGDGCRVFFATNDGLCVYDGIRWSNYHPEGNAVLRALRYDTETGRLYTAGVNEFGYWKRDDYGRLAYTPLYRNPDFRSRSNDFWRIALETHSGRVYFQCREKICIYDLLSGSIRELHPQDAFRYMYEVDGRIYFQDSATLYRMGDDLSREAVCNVPSRIINLVSGRNGELLAAVEHAGMFSIDNEGRVTPLNAATNVLLADAKIMCCRRYNAELLLVGTTRRGLFLINNDGSADHSIPYGQQLDNTTILSAATDERGNIWLGLDSGVASIDNSTQDYYFTDTRLGQVHGVLGLSDDRMLVGSNKGLFLLDSDGSLSLIPGSTGSVWELDEIDGRTYVLHDLGLFRLSEGLRLVPVVTESGVYSLRRCRNDRQSYIMSTYSGISLLRHTGEGLQFVSHIANYSGFTRNIRIDEKDRIWVTVLGVGFVRLTLSEDKCSVIDARNFDMATGTDNNVLSTRIDQELILCCNDRAYRIDYVTDSLVRAPGAEQILGLCGRGGVKSIVQQDNRFWYVAADGTGYVERTGNSLSRCAGILEQATKERISSGFRAIGTAGVIGFRNGIGFSYGGNTPLQPVEVGMVAAQGPNKTCYHRLGDPVFEIPASMNTLRIWPIRLPPGQQLEYRIASLAPDWQTVRIDEYLQVPALPHGRHVVELRAPGAADPSDIRQVEVWVRPPWYISWPMILLYMLVVTLLLAGVRSYYIRKNRLTQEEVLRREKERREKELEQLERENLLKEKRISELEREKLKTDLRNKDKRLANITMNSIRRNNMLNELKSEVSELMTAEGPGRIKTIVSRIIRQINIQLKDDSDWQLSENYFNTIYDGLLDRLRANYPSLSQTDLRLCVYIKLNLSTKETAELMNISPRSVEMARYRLRKKLGLGSNDNIGSILQ; encoded by the coding sequence ATGAACCGACCGACTCTCACTTCGCTCCGTGTACTGCTGTCGCTTGCCCTGACAGCCTTCGCGGGAAATGCCTCCGCCGCAATCCATTGCGGCTTGCGGCATGTGGAACGCTTCGCGCAGGGTACCGACGCGGTGGCCCATACGCAGGTGTGGGACATCACGGCTGACGGAGGGGACGGCTGCCGGGTCTTTTTCGCAACCAACGACGGACTTTGCGTTTACGACGGGATCCGCTGGAGCAACTACCATCCTGAAGGGAACGCGGTGCTCCGCGCCCTGCGTTATGACACCGAGACGGGCCGCCTCTATACAGCCGGGGTCAACGAGTTCGGGTATTGGAAGCGCGACGACTACGGACGGCTCGCCTATACACCGCTGTACCGAAACCCCGATTTTCGCTCCCGAAGCAATGATTTCTGGCGGATCGCGCTCGAAACCCATTCGGGACGGGTCTACTTTCAATGCCGGGAAAAAATCTGCATCTACGATCTGTTGTCGGGCTCGATTCGGGAACTGCATCCGCAGGATGCCTTCCGATATATGTACGAAGTCGACGGACGCATCTACTTTCAGGACAGCGCCACGCTTTACCGCATGGGTGACGACCTGAGCCGCGAGGCCGTCTGCAACGTCCCGAGCCGCATCATCAACCTCGTTTCGGGCCGTAACGGCGAATTGCTGGCGGCGGTGGAGCATGCCGGCATGTTCTCCATCGACAACGAAGGGCGCGTCACGCCGCTCAACGCCGCGACCAATGTCCTGCTGGCGGATGCCAAGATCATGTGCTGCCGGCGCTACAACGCCGAACTGCTGCTGGTCGGGACTACCCGCCGGGGACTGTTCCTGATAAACAACGACGGCTCGGCCGACCACTCGATCCCCTATGGCCAGCAACTCGACAACACCACGATCCTGAGCGCCGCAACAGACGAGCGCGGCAACATCTGGCTCGGACTCGATTCGGGCGTGGCGTCCATCGACAACAGTACGCAGGATTATTATTTCACCGATACGCGGTTGGGACAGGTGCACGGCGTGCTCGGTCTCAGTGATGACCGGATGCTCGTGGGTTCGAACAAAGGACTCTTCCTGCTGGACAGCGACGGTTCGCTGAGCCTGATCCCGGGCAGTACGGGTTCGGTCTGGGAGCTGGACGAGATCGACGGACGAACCTATGTGCTTCACGATCTGGGATTATTCCGACTGTCGGAAGGACTGCGGCTCGTACCGGTTGTCACGGAGAGCGGCGTCTACTCGCTGCGCCGATGCCGCAACGACCGACAGTCTTACATTATGAGCACCTATTCGGGCATCAGCCTGCTGCGACATACCGGCGAAGGATTGCAGTTCGTGTCGCACATCGCCAATTACAGCGGGTTCACCCGCAATATCCGCATCGACGAGAAAGACCGCATTTGGGTCACCGTGCTGGGCGTGGGATTCGTGCGGCTGACGCTCTCCGAAGATAAGTGCAGTGTCATCGACGCCCGCAATTTCGACATGGCGACAGGAACAGACAACAATGTACTTTCGACACGCATCGATCAGGAGCTGATCCTATGCTGCAACGACCGGGCCTACCGCATCGATTACGTCACCGATTCGCTCGTGCGCGCCCCCGGTGCCGAACAGATTCTCGGGCTTTGCGGCCGGGGGGGGGTGAAAAGCATTGTGCAACAGGACAATCGCTTCTGGTATGTGGCGGCTGACGGGACGGGATATGTCGAACGGACAGGCAATTCCCTGAGTCGCTGTGCAGGCATTCTCGAGCAGGCGACCAAGGAGCGGATTTCGAGCGGATTCCGGGCTATCGGCACCGCCGGAGTCATCGGATTTCGGAACGGCATCGGGTTCTCCTACGGCGGCAACACCCCGTTGCAGCCCGTCGAGGTCGGCATGGTAGCAGCGCAGGGCCCCAACAAGACGTGTTATCACCGCCTCGGCGACCCCGTTTTCGAAATTCCCGCATCGATGAACACGCTGCGCATCTGGCCGATCCGACTTCCGCCGGGGCAGCAGCTCGAATACCGCATCGCGTCACTGGCCCCCGACTGGCAGACGGTGCGTATCGACGAATATCTGCAGGTCCCGGCACTACCGCACGGCCGCCACGTCGTCGAACTGCGCGCCCCGGGCGCCGCCGATCCGTCGGATATCCGTCAGGTCGAAGTCTGGGTACGCCCGCCGTGGTATATTTCATGGCCGATGATCCTCCTCTACATGCTGGTCGTCACGCTGTTGCTTGCCGGAGTACGGAGTTACTACATCCGCAAAAACCGCCTGACGCAAGAGGAGGTTCTCCGCCGGGAGAAGGAGCGACGGGAAAAGGAGCTGGAACAGCTCGAACGGGAAAACCTGCTCAAGGAGAAGCGGATTTCGGAACTGGAACGCGAGAAACTGAAGACCGACCTGCGCAACAAGGACAAGCGGCTGGCAAACATCACGATGAACAGCATCCGCCGCAACAACATGCTCAACGAACTGAAAAGCGAGGTCTCGGAACTGATGACTGCCGAAGGGCCGGGCCGGATCAAGACGATCGTCAGCCGGATCATCCGCCAGATCAACATCCAGCTCAAGGACGACAGCGACTGGCAGTTGTCGGAAAACTACTTCAATACGATCTACGACGGCCTGCTGGACCGGCTCCGGGCCAATTACCCGTCGCTTTCACAAACCGACCTGCGGCTGTGCGTCTACATCAAACTGAACCTGTCGACCAAGGAGACGGCCGAACTGATGAACATTTCACCGCGCAGCGTGGAGATGGCCCGCTACCGGCTGCGCAAAAAGCTGGGTCTGGGGTCAAACGACAATATCGGGTCGATCCTCCAATAA